The following proteins come from a genomic window of Pseudomonas putida:
- a CDS encoding peptide deformylase translates to MAILNILEFPDPRLRTLAKPVTEFDDALRQLIDDMFETMYEAPGIGLAATQVNVHKQVVVMDLSEDRSEPRVFINPSVEELTHDMGQYQEGCLSVPGFYENVDRPLRVRVKAQDRDGKPFELECEGLLAVCVQHEFDHLNGKLFVDYLSQLKRDRIKKKLEKQHRQQA, encoded by the coding sequence ATGGCCATCTTGAACATTCTCGAATTCCCGGACCCGCGCCTGCGCACCCTCGCCAAACCGGTGACGGAGTTCGACGACGCCCTGCGTCAGCTGATCGACGACATGTTTGAAACCATGTACGAAGCCCCTGGCATCGGCCTGGCCGCTACCCAGGTGAACGTGCACAAGCAGGTTGTGGTCATGGACCTCAGCGAAGACCGCAGCGAACCGCGCGTCTTCATCAACCCGTCGGTCGAAGAGCTGACCCATGACATGGGCCAGTACCAGGAGGGCTGCCTGTCGGTACCGGGCTTCTACGAAAACGTCGACCGCCCGCTGCGTGTCCGGGTCAAGGCCCAGGACCGCGACGGCAAGCCGTTCGAACTGGAATGCGAAGGCCTGCTGGCGGTGTGCGTACAGCACGAATTCGACCACCTCAACGGCAAGCTGTTCGTCGACTACCTGTCGCAGCTCAAGCGCGACCGGATCAAGAAGAAGCTGGAAAAGCAGCACCGCCAGCAAGCCTGA
- a CDS encoding glycine--tRNA ligase subunit beta, protein MSAQDFLVELGTEELPPKALANLGDAFLAGIEKGLQAAGLNYTAKQVYAAPRRLAVLIRQLDVQQPDRSINIDGPPLQAAFNAEGQPTQAALGFAKKCGVELAEIDQSGPKLRFSQHIPGKATTDLLPTIVEDSLNDLPIPKRMRWATSREEFVRPTQWLVMLLGDQVVDCTILSQKAGRESRGHRFHHPEAVVITTPANYVEDLRKAYVLADFAERRELISKRTAELAMQQEGTAIVPPALLDEVTALVEWPVPLVCSFEERFLEVPQEALITTMQDNQKYFCLLDSEGKLLPRFITVANIESRDPKQIVQGNEKVVRPRLTDAEFFFKQDKKQPLETFNERLKNVVFQAQLGTVYDKAERVSRLAAFVAPLIGGDAQRAGRAGLLSKCDLATEMVGEFPEMQGVAGYYYALNDGEPEDVALALNEQYMPRGAGAELPQTLTGAAVAIADKLDTLVGIFGIGMLPTGSKDPYALRRAALGVLRILIEKQLDLDLTGAVEFAVKQFGPKVKAAGLAEQVLEFIFDRLRARYEDEGIDVATYLSVRALQPGSALDFDQRVQAVQAFRKLPEAEALAAVNKRVSNLLSKAEGAIAEQVEPKYFDNANEFSLYSAIQQADQAVQPMAAARQYSESLARLAALRDPVDAFFEAVMVNAEDAKVRANRYALLSRLRGLFLGVADISLLG, encoded by the coding sequence ATGAGTGCTCAAGATTTTCTGGTAGAACTGGGCACCGAAGAGCTGCCACCCAAGGCCCTCGCCAACCTCGGCGACGCTTTCCTGGCCGGTATCGAAAAAGGCCTGCAGGCGGCTGGCCTGAACTACACCGCCAAGCAGGTGTACGCCGCGCCTCGTCGTCTGGCCGTACTGATTCGCCAGCTGGACGTGCAGCAGCCTGACCGCAGCATCAACATCGACGGCCCGCCCCTGCAGGCAGCCTTCAACGCCGAAGGCCAGCCGACCCAGGCTGCGCTGGGCTTTGCCAAGAAGTGCGGTGTTGAACTGGCCGAAATCGACCAGAGCGGCCCCAAGCTGCGCTTCTCCCAGCACATCCCGGGCAAGGCCACCACTGACCTGCTGCCGACCATCGTCGAAGATTCGCTGAACGACCTGCCGATCCCCAAGCGCATGCGTTGGGCGACCAGCCGTGAAGAGTTCGTACGCCCGACCCAATGGCTGGTAATGCTGCTGGGCGACCAAGTGGTCGACTGCACCATTCTGTCGCAGAAGGCCGGCCGTGAATCCCGTGGCCACCGCTTCCACCATCCGGAAGCCGTGGTCATCACCACACCGGCCAACTATGTCGAAGACCTGCGTAAAGCGTACGTGCTGGCCGACTTCGCCGAGCGCCGCGAGCTGATCAGCAAGCGCACCGCCGAGCTTGCCATGCAGCAGGAAGGCACTGCCATCGTGCCACCGGCGCTGCTGGACGAAGTGACTGCTCTGGTCGAATGGCCAGTGCCGCTGGTGTGCTCGTTCGAAGAGCGTTTCCTTGAGGTGCCGCAGGAAGCCCTGATTACCACCATGCAGGACAACCAGAAGTACTTCTGCCTGCTGGACAGCGAAGGCAAGCTGCTGCCGCGCTTCATTACCGTGGCCAACATCGAAAGCCGCGACCCGAAGCAGATCGTGCAAGGCAACGAAAAGGTCGTGCGCCCGCGCCTGACCGACGCCGAGTTCTTCTTCAAGCAGGACAAGAAGCAGCCACTGGAAACCTTCAACGAGCGCCTCAAGAATGTGGTGTTCCAGGCTCAGCTCGGCACCGTGTACGACAAGGCCGAACGTGTTTCCAGGCTGGCCGCCTTCGTTGCCCCGCTGATCGGCGGCGATGCCCAGCGCGCTGGCCGTGCCGGCCTGCTGTCGAAGTGCGACCTGGCCACCGAGATGGTCGGCGAATTCCCTGAAATGCAGGGTGTTGCCGGTTACTACTACGCGCTCAACGACGGTGAGCCGGAAGACGTGGCCCTGGCCCTGAACGAGCAGTACATGCCGCGCGGTGCTGGTGCAGAGCTGCCGCAGACCCTGACCGGTGCTGCCGTGGCCATCGCCGACAAGCTCGACACCCTGGTGGGCATCTTCGGCATCGGCATGCTGCCTACCGGCAGCAAGGACCCGTACGCCTTGCGCCGTGCTGCTCTGGGCGTGCTGCGGATCCTGATCGAGAAGCAACTGGACCTGGACCTGACCGGTGCGGTCGAGTTCGCGGTCAAGCAGTTCGGCCCCAAGGTCAAGGCCGCCGGCCTGGCCGAGCAAGTACTGGAGTTCATTTTCGACCGCCTGCGCGCGCGTTACGAAGACGAAGGCATCGACGTGGCTACGTACCTGTCGGTACGCGCACTGCAGCCAGGCTCCGCGCTGGACTTCGACCAGCGCGTGCAAGCCGTACAGGCGTTCCGCAAACTGCCGGAAGCCGAGGCCTTGGCCGCGGTGAACAAGCGCGTGTCGAACCTGCTGAGCAAGGCCGAAGGTGCCATCGCCGAGCAGGTCGAACCGAAGTACTTCGACAATGCCAACGAGTTCTCCCTGTACTCGGCCATCCAGCAGGCCGACCAGGCCGTGCAACCGATGGCTGCAGCACGTCAGTACAGCGAATCGCTGGCCCGCCTGGCGGCCCTGCGTGACCCGGTCGATGCCTTCTTCGAGGCTGTCATGGTCAACGCCGAAGACGCCAAGGTACGTGCCAACCGTTATGCCCTGCTCAGCCGCCTGCGCGGCCTGTTCCTGGGCGTGGCTGACATTTCGCTGCTGGGGTAA
- the tag gene encoding DNA-3-methyladenine glycosylase I: protein MPRCFWCTDDPLYQAYHDQEWGMPQRDPALLFEMLLLEGFQAGLSWITVLRKRERYRQVMYGFDPLKLAAMSDERIEELMQDAGIIRNRLKLKAARRNAQAWLAVDNPAEWLWSFVGGSPKINHFKARGDVPAVTDEAKAMSKALQKAGFTFVGPTICYAFMQATGMVMDHTTDCDRYAALSR from the coding sequence ATGCCACGCTGCTTTTGGTGTACCGACGATCCGTTGTACCAGGCCTACCACGACCAGGAATGGGGAATGCCACAGCGCGACCCGGCGTTGCTCTTCGAGATGCTTTTGCTCGAAGGGTTCCAGGCGGGGCTTTCGTGGATTACCGTTTTGCGCAAACGCGAGCGTTATCGCCAGGTGATGTACGGCTTCGACCCCTTAAAGCTGGCGGCCATGAGCGACGAACGTATCGAAGAATTGATGCAGGATGCAGGCATCATCCGCAATCGCCTCAAGCTCAAGGCTGCGCGGCGCAACGCCCAGGCCTGGCTGGCTGTGGATAACCCTGCCGAATGGCTGTGGTCGTTCGTCGGCGGCTCGCCGAAGATCAACCACTTCAAGGCTCGCGGCGACGTGCCGGCGGTTACCGATGAAGCCAAGGCAATGAGCAAGGCCCTGCAGAAAGCTGGCTTCACGTTCGTCGGTCCGACTATTTGCTACGCCTTCATGCAGGCCACCGGCATGGTCATGGACCACACCACCGACTGCGATCGCTACGCCGCCTTGTCGCGCTGA
- the trkA gene encoding Trk system potassium transporter TrkA has protein sequence MKIIILGAGQVGGTLAEHLASEANDITVVDTDGDRLRDLGDRLDIRTVQGRGSLPTVLRQAGADDADMLVAVTNSDETNMVACQVAYSLFHTPTKIARVRESSYLTREELFDNDHIPVDVLISPEQVVTNYIKRLIEHPGSLQVIDFAEGKAQLVAVKAYYGGPLVGQQLRQIRAHMPNVDTRVAAIFRRDRPITPRGDTVIEADDEVFFIAAKKDIRAVMGELRRIDETNKRIVIAGGGQIGERLAEAIESRYQVKIIEMSPARCRHLSDTLESTVVLQGSASDKDLMLEENIADADIFLALTNDDEANIMSSLLAKRLGAGKVMTIINNPAYVDLVQGGEIDIAISPQLATIGTLLAHVRRGDIVSVHSLRRGAAEAIEAVAHGDSKSSKVVGKAIEDITLPPGTTIGAIIRDEEVMIAHDDTMIESGDHVILFVVDKKHIRDVEKLFHVGLSFF, from the coding sequence ATGAAGATCATCATCCTCGGCGCAGGGCAGGTAGGCGGTACGCTGGCTGAACACCTGGCCAGCGAAGCCAACGACATTACCGTGGTCGACACCGACGGCGACCGCCTGCGCGACCTCGGCGACCGCCTGGACATCCGCACTGTCCAGGGCCGCGGCTCACTGCCGACGGTGCTGCGCCAGGCCGGTGCCGACGACGCCGACATGCTGGTGGCGGTAACCAACAGTGACGAGACCAACATGGTTGCCTGCCAGGTGGCCTATTCGCTGTTCCATACCCCGACCAAGATTGCACGGGTGCGCGAATCGTCCTACCTGACCCGCGAAGAGCTGTTCGACAACGACCATATCCCGGTCGACGTTCTGATCAGCCCCGAGCAGGTGGTGACCAATTACATCAAGCGCCTGATCGAACACCCAGGCTCGCTGCAAGTGATCGACTTCGCCGAAGGCAAGGCCCAGCTCGTGGCAGTGAAGGCCTACTATGGCGGCCCGCTGGTCGGCCAGCAATTGCGCCAGATCCGTGCGCACATGCCCAACGTCGACACCCGCGTGGCAGCCATCTTCCGCCGCGACCGGCCGATCACCCCGCGTGGCGACACGGTGATCGAAGCCGACGACGAGGTGTTCTTCATTGCCGCAAAGAAAGATATCCGCGCGGTGATGGGCGAACTGCGCCGCATCGACGAGACCAATAAACGCATTGTCATCGCCGGCGGCGGGCAGATTGGCGAGCGCCTGGCGGAAGCCATCGAAAGCCGATATCAGGTGAAGATCATCGAGATGAGCCCGGCGCGTTGTCGCCACCTCTCCGATACCCTCGAAAGCACTGTAGTCCTGCAAGGCAGCGCCTCGGACAAAGACCTGATGCTCGAAGAGAACATCGCCGACGCCGATATTTTCCTGGCCCTGACCAACGATGACGAAGCCAACATCATGTCGTCGCTGCTGGCCAAGCGCCTGGGCGCAGGCAAGGTGATGACCATCATCAACAACCCGGCTTATGTCGACCTGGTGCAGGGCGGCGAAATCGACATTGCTATCAGCCCGCAGCTCGCCACCATCGGCACCCTGCTGGCGCACGTCCGTCGCGGCGACATCGTCAGTGTGCACTCGCTGCGCCGTGGTGCAGCCGAGGCTATCGAGGCGGTGGCACACGGGGACTCGAAGTCGAGCAAGGTGGTCGGCAAGGCAATCGAGGACATTACGCTGCCACCGGGCACCACGATTGGTGCGATCATCCGTGATGAAGAGGTGATGATTGCCCATGACGACACCATGATCGAATCAGGGGACCATGTGATCCTCTTCGTTGTGGATAAAAAGCATATTCGCGATGTGGAGAAGCTGTTCCACGTCGGCTTGAGTTTCTTCTAG
- the rsmB gene encoding 16S rRNA (cytosine(967)-C(5))-methyltransferase RsmB — translation MNPRLAAARALAAVLSGKASLNSSLPAQLDKVDERDRALTQDLAFGTARWQPRLDLLAAQLLQKPFKAADADVQALLLVGLYQLFYTRIPAHAAIGETVGCADKLKKPWAKGLLNAVLRRAQREGEELLAGMERDPVVRTAHPRWLQKALKAFWPEQWEAICAANNAHPPMILRVNRRHHSRDAYLALLAEAGIGASACQYSRDGIVLAEACDVRGLPGFAEGWVSVQDEAAQLSADLLELAPGQRVLDACCAPGGKTCHLLEAEAGLAHMVAIDLEAKRLTRVRENLDRLQLDAELIACDARDTASWWDGKPFQRILLDAPCSATGVIRRHPDIKLARQADDIPALATLQGELLDALWPTLEVGGMLLYATCSTLPTENTEVIKAFLARTPGARELDLATEAGLRQPHGRQLLAQEGGHDGFYYAKLIKIAASRG, via the coding sequence ATGAACCCACGCCTCGCCGCCGCCCGTGCGCTTGCCGCTGTGCTCAGCGGCAAGGCTTCGCTGAACAGCTCGCTGCCGGCGCAACTGGACAAGGTAGATGAACGCGACCGCGCCCTGACCCAGGACCTGGCGTTCGGCACCGCACGCTGGCAGCCACGCCTTGACCTGTTGGCCGCACAGCTGTTGCAAAAGCCCTTCAAGGCAGCCGATGCCGATGTTCAGGCGCTGCTGCTGGTCGGCCTGTACCAGCTGTTCTACACCCGTATTCCGGCCCATGCAGCCATCGGCGAGACCGTGGGCTGTGCCGACAAACTGAAGAAGCCGTGGGCCAAGGGCTTGCTCAATGCCGTGCTGCGCCGAGCACAGCGCGAAGGCGAGGAACTGCTCGCCGGCATGGAGCGCGACCCGGTGGTGCGTACCGCCCACCCGCGCTGGTTGCAGAAGGCGCTGAAAGCCTTCTGGCCAGAGCAGTGGGAAGCCATCTGCGCCGCCAACAATGCCCACCCGCCGATGATTTTGCGGGTCAATCGCCGTCACCATAGCCGCGATGCCTACTTGGCACTGCTGGCCGAAGCCGGCATTGGCGCCAGCGCATGCCAGTACAGCCGGGATGGCATCGTACTGGCCGAAGCCTGTGACGTGCGCGGCCTGCCAGGCTTCGCCGAAGGCTGGGTGAGCGTGCAGGACGAAGCTGCGCAGCTATCTGCCGACCTACTGGAACTGGCCCCAGGCCAACGCGTGCTCGATGCTTGCTGCGCACCGGGCGGCAAAACCTGCCACCTGCTGGAGGCCGAGGCTGGCCTGGCGCACATGGTGGCCATCGATCTCGAAGCCAAGCGGCTGACCCGCGTGCGAGAAAACCTCGACCGCCTGCAGCTGGACGCCGAGCTGATCGCCTGCGATGCACGCGACACTGCCAGCTGGTGGGACGGCAAGCCATTCCAGCGCATTCTGCTCGACGCGCCGTGCTCGGCCACCGGCGTAATTCGCCGCCACCCGGACATCAAGCTGGCCCGCCAAGCCGACGACATCCCGGCTTTGGCTACGCTGCAAGGCGAGCTGCTCGATGCCCTGTGGCCGACCTTGGAAGTGGGCGGCATGCTGCTATACGCCACCTGCTCCACCTTGCCGACCGAGAACACTGAAGTGATCAAAGCCTTCCTCGCGCGCACCCCGGGCGCCCGTGAGCTGGACCTGGCGACCGAAGCCGGCCTGCGCCAGCCCCACGGCCGTCAGTTGCTGGCCCAGGAAGGCGGCCACGACGGTTTCTACTATGCCAAGCTGATCAAGATCGCCGCCTCGCGCGGATAA
- the gmhB gene encoding D-glycero-beta-D-manno-heptose 1,7-bisphosphate 7-phosphatase codes for MKLLILDRDGVINYDSDAYIKTLEEWVPIPGSVDAIAQLSKAGWTVAVATNQSGIARGYYPLATLEAMHARLRALVAEQGGEVGHIVYCPHGPDEGCDCRKPKPGMLRAIAEHYQIGLEGVWFVGDSKGDLEAALAVGAQPVLVKTGKGERTLEKGVPETTLIFDDLAAIARELI; via the coding sequence TTGAAACTGCTGATTCTCGACCGTGACGGGGTGATCAACTACGACTCCGATGCGTACATCAAGACGCTGGAAGAATGGGTGCCGATCCCCGGTTCGGTCGATGCGATCGCGCAGTTGAGCAAGGCGGGCTGGACGGTGGCCGTGGCCACCAACCAGTCCGGCATTGCCCGTGGCTACTACCCGCTGGCAACCCTTGAGGCCATGCATGCGCGCCTGCGCGCGCTAGTGGCCGAGCAGGGCGGCGAAGTGGGCCACATCGTGTATTGCCCGCATGGGCCGGACGAAGGGTGCGATTGCCGCAAGCCCAAGCCCGGCATGCTGCGGGCGATCGCCGAGCATTACCAGATTGGCCTTGAAGGCGTCTGGTTCGTCGGCGACAGCAAAGGTGACCTGGAGGCCGCCCTGGCCGTCGGTGCACAACCCGTGCTGGTGAAGACCGGCAAAGGTGAGCGGACCCTGGAAAAAGGCGTCCCGGAAACTACACTGATTTTCGACGATCTGGCAGCTATCGCCAGAGAACTAATTTAA
- a CDS encoding lysophospholipid acyltransferase, translating to MEKFKGALMVGVLRLFAKLPWGAVQRVGAGIGWLMWKIPNSSRNVVRINLAKCFPEMDPVAREQLVGQALRDIGKSFVESACAWIWPPQRSLELVKEVHGLEVLEQALASGKGVVGITSHLGNWEVLNHFYCNQCKPIIFYRPPKLKAVDDLLREQRVQMGNRVAPSTKEGILSVIKEVRRGGQVGIPADPEPAESAGVFVPFLGTQALTSKFVPNMLAGGKAVGVFLHALRLPDGSGFKVFLEAAPEEMYSTDVNVSAAAMSKVVERYVREYPSQYMWSMKRFKKRPAGEPRWY from the coding sequence GTGGAAAAGTTCAAGGGCGCCCTGATGGTCGGGGTGCTGCGCCTGTTTGCCAAGCTGCCCTGGGGCGCTGTGCAGCGTGTCGGCGCCGGTATTGGCTGGCTGATGTGGAAAATCCCCAACAGTTCGCGCAACGTGGTACGGATCAACCTGGCCAAATGTTTCCCGGAGATGGACCCGGTTGCCCGTGAGCAACTGGTGGGCCAGGCGCTGCGGGATATCGGTAAATCCTTTGTCGAAAGTGCCTGTGCCTGGATCTGGCCGCCACAGCGCTCGCTGGAGCTGGTCAAGGAAGTGCATGGCCTGGAAGTGCTGGAGCAGGCCCTGGCCTCGGGTAAAGGCGTGGTCGGCATCACCAGCCACCTGGGCAACTGGGAAGTGTTGAACCACTTCTACTGTAACCAGTGCAAACCGATCATCTTCTACCGCCCGCCGAAGTTGAAGGCGGTGGATGACCTGCTGCGCGAGCAGCGCGTGCAGATGGGTAATCGCGTGGCACCGTCGACCAAGGAAGGCATCCTCAGCGTGATCAAGGAAGTGCGCCGTGGTGGCCAGGTGGGTATTCCTGCCGACCCGGAGCCGGCGGAATCGGCGGGCGTGTTCGTGCCGTTCCTCGGCACCCAGGCGCTGACCAGCAAGTTCGTGCCGAACATGCTGGCCGGTGGCAAGGCGGTAGGCGTGTTCCTGCATGCGCTGCGGTTGCCTGATGGCTCGGGCTTCAAGGTGTTCCTCGAAGCTGCTCCGGAAGAGATGTACAGCACCGATGTGAACGTGTCGGCTGCGGCGATGAGCAAGGTGGTCGAGCGCTATGTGCGTGAGTACCCGAGCCAGTACATGTGGAGCATGAAGCGCTTCAAGAAGCGCCCGGCTGGCGAGCCGCGCTGGTATTAA
- the dprA gene encoding DNA-protecting protein DprA has translation MPSHHSSPCPPAELEARLRLHRLPEAGLRRFRTLLEAFGSASSALSAPASAWRALGIPQATIDARRSAEVRDSALAAMAWLERPGQHLLMWDGPDYPALLAEIDDAPPLLFVAGEPALLDRPQLAIVGSRRATPPALDTARAFSRYLAQAGFTITSGLAVGVDGAAHRAALQAGGGTIAVLGTGLQKLYPQRHRDLAQAMIDNGSALVSEYPLDAGPLPGNFPRRNRIISGLSLGVLVVEASLASGSLITARLAAEQGREVYAIPGSIHHPGAKGCHQLIRDGALLVETVEQILESLQGWQNLPPAVVDRFDHPLLALLHAAPQTSESLAHCSELPLADVLAQLTELELEGRVSNEAGRWFARAG, from the coding sequence ATGCCCAGTCACCATTCGTCGCCCTGCCCGCCTGCCGAACTGGAGGCACGCTTACGCCTGCATCGCCTCCCCGAGGCTGGATTGCGGCGCTTTCGAACGTTGCTCGAAGCCTTCGGCAGTGCCTCCTCTGCGCTCAGTGCTCCCGCTTCGGCCTGGCGAGCGTTGGGCATCCCCCAAGCTACCATCGATGCCCGGCGCAGTGCCGAGGTACGCGATAGCGCACTGGCCGCAATGGCTTGGCTGGAGCGCCCTGGCCAGCATTTGCTGATGTGGGACGGCCCAGACTACCCAGCCTTGCTGGCAGAAATCGACGATGCCCCGCCGCTGCTTTTTGTCGCTGGCGAACCTGCCTTGCTCGATCGTCCTCAGCTGGCGATCGTGGGCAGCAGACGTGCCACACCCCCGGCGCTCGACACCGCCCGGGCATTTTCCCGCTACCTCGCGCAGGCTGGTTTCACCATTACCAGCGGGCTGGCGGTAGGTGTCGACGGTGCCGCTCATCGGGCCGCGTTGCAGGCTGGCGGCGGCACGATTGCCGTGCTCGGCACGGGGTTGCAAAAACTTTATCCACAGCGGCATCGGGACCTTGCGCAGGCGATGATCGACAATGGCAGTGCGCTGGTTTCCGAGTATCCCCTGGATGCCGGGCCGCTGCCCGGCAACTTCCCACGGCGCAACCGCATCATCAGTGGGCTGTCGCTCGGTGTGCTGGTGGTCGAGGCGAGCCTCGCCAGCGGCTCGCTGATCACGGCGCGTCTGGCGGCGGAACAAGGCCGCGAGGTGTACGCCATTCCGGGCTCCATTCATCACCCGGGGGCCAAGGGGTGTCACCAGCTGATTCGTGATGGGGCGCTGCTGGTGGAAACTGTGGAGCAGATCCTGGAAAGCTTGCAGGGTTGGCAGAACCTGCCGCCTGCGGTTGTGGACAGATTTGACCATCCCCTGCTTGCCCTGCTGCATGCCGCACCCCAGACCAGTGAAAGCCTGGCCCACTGTAGCGAGCTGCCATTGGCCGACGTGCTGGCGCAGTTGACCGAGCTGGAGCTGGAAGGCCGGGTCAGCAATGAAGCCGGGCGTTGGTTTGCCCGCGCGGGCTAA
- a CDS encoding tetratricopeptide repeat protein, whose translation MRESLEKMLAKGVDNPLLRFGLGKAWLDEGNGAEAAVHLARCVEQDPKYSAAWKLLGKAYQLQGDLAAARKAWEDGIVAAQAHGDKQAEKEMTVFLKKLNKAAG comes from the coding sequence ATGCGCGAGTCGCTGGAGAAGATGCTGGCCAAAGGTGTGGATAACCCGCTGCTGAGGTTTGGCCTGGGCAAGGCCTGGCTGGATGAAGGCAACGGCGCTGAAGCAGCAGTGCACCTGGCGCGCTGTGTAGAGCAGGATCCGAAATACTCGGCAGCATGGAAGCTGCTGGGCAAGGCCTATCAGTTGCAGGGCGACCTGGCGGCGGCGCGCAAGGCGTGGGAAGACGGGATCGTGGCGGCGCAGGCCCATGGTGACAAGCAGGCCGAAAAAGAGATGACCGTATTCCTGAAGAAGCTCAACAAAGCAGCGGGTTGA
- the glyQ gene encoding glycine--tRNA ligase subunit alpha has protein sequence MSQPTPAVRTFQDLILALQNYWAAQGCVVLQPYDMEVGAGTFHTATFLRAVGPETWNAAYVQPSRRPADGRYGENPNRLQHYYQFQVVLKPNPANFQELYLGSLKAIGLDPLVHDIRFVEDNWESPTLGAWGLGWEIWLNGMEVTQFTYFQQVGGIECYPVTGEITYGLERLAMYIQGVDSVYDLVWADGPFGKVTYGDVFHQNEVEQSTYNFEHANVDKLFELFDFYESEANRLIKLELPLPTYEMVLKASHTFNLLDARRAISVTERQRYILRVRTLARDVAQSYLQARARLGFPMATPELRDEVLAKLEAAQ, from the coding sequence GTGAGCCAGCCTACGCCAGCCGTGCGTACCTTCCAAGACCTGATCCTCGCCCTGCAGAACTACTGGGCAGCTCAAGGTTGTGTGGTACTTCAGCCCTACGATATGGAAGTAGGCGCCGGCACTTTCCACACCGCTACATTCCTGCGCGCCGTGGGTCCAGAAACCTGGAACGCCGCCTATGTGCAGCCTAGCCGTCGTCCTGCCGACGGGCGGTATGGCGAAAACCCCAACCGCCTGCAGCACTACTACCAGTTCCAGGTGGTGCTCAAACCGAACCCGGCCAACTTCCAGGAGCTGTACCTCGGCTCGCTGAAAGCCATCGGCCTGGATCCGCTGGTGCACGACATTCGTTTCGTCGAAGACAACTGGGAATCGCCGACCCTCGGCGCCTGGGGTCTGGGCTGGGAAATCTGGCTCAACGGCATGGAAGTCACCCAGTTCACCTACTTCCAGCAGGTAGGCGGCATCGAGTGCTACCCGGTCACCGGTGAAATCACCTACGGCCTGGAGCGGCTGGCCATGTACATCCAGGGCGTCGACTCGGTTTACGACCTGGTGTGGGCCGACGGCCCGTTCGGCAAGGTCACCTACGGTGACGTGTTCCACCAGAACGAGGTGGAGCAGTCGACCTACAACTTTGAACATGCCAACGTCGACAAGCTGTTCGAACTGTTCGACTTCTACGAAAGCGAAGCCAACCGCCTGATCAAGCTGGAGCTGCCGCTGCCGACCTATGAAATGGTCCTGAAGGCCTCGCACACCTTCAACCTGCTGGACGCCCGCCGCGCCATCTCGGTAACCGAGCGCCAGCGTTACATCCTGCGTGTACGTACCCTGGCCCGGGACGTGGCGCAAAGCTATCTGCAAGCCCGCGCACGCCTGGGCTTCCCGATGGCCACCCCTGAACTGCGTGACGAAGTGTTGGCTAAGCTGGAGGCTGCACAATGA
- a CDS encoding methionyl-tRNA formyltransferase — MRIVFAGTPEFAAEHLKALLDSPYEIVAVYTQPDRPAGRGQKLMPSAVKALAVAHDIPVFQPQTLRDADAQAELAALKPDLMVVVAYGLILPQVVLDIPRLGCINSHASLLPRWRGAAPIQRAVEAGDAESGVTVMRMEAGLDTGPMLLKVVTPISAEDTGGTLHDRLAEMGPPAVVQAIAGLADGSLQGEVQDDALATYAHKLNKDEARIDWTRPAVELERLIRAFNPWPVCHSSLDGESVKVLAANLSTGQGAPGEILSASKDGLVVACGDQALSLTRLQLPGGKALSFSDLFNSRREKFAAGKVLGQ, encoded by the coding sequence ATGCGCATCGTCTTTGCAGGCACTCCAGAGTTTGCCGCCGAACACCTCAAGGCCCTGCTCGACAGCCCCTACGAGATCGTGGCCGTCTACACCCAGCCCGACCGCCCCGCCGGTCGTGGACAGAAGCTGATGCCAAGTGCGGTCAAGGCACTGGCAGTGGCCCATGACATCCCGGTGTTCCAGCCGCAGACCCTGCGCGACGCCGATGCGCAGGCCGAACTGGCCGCACTGAAACCCGACCTGATGGTAGTGGTCGCCTACGGCCTGATCCTGCCACAGGTGGTGCTGGATATCCCGCGCCTGGGCTGCATCAACAGCCACGCCTCCCTGCTGCCACGCTGGCGCGGTGCGGCGCCGATCCAGCGTGCCGTGGAAGCCGGCGACGCCGAAAGCGGCGTGACCGTAATGCGCATGGAAGCTGGCCTGGACACCGGCCCGATGCTGCTCAAGGTAGTCACCCCGATCAGCGCCGAGGACACCGGCGGCACCTTGCACGATCGCCTGGCCGAAATGGGCCCGCCCGCAGTCGTTCAGGCCATCGCCGGCCTGGCAGACGGTTCGCTGCAAGGTGAAGTACAGGATGATGCCCTGGCCACCTACGCGCACAAACTGAACAAGGACGAAGCACGTATCGACTGGACCCGCCCGGCGGTCGAACTGGAACGCCTGATCCGTGCCTTCAACCCATGGCCGGTGTGCCACAGCTCCCTGGATGGTGAAAGCGTAAAGGTGCTGGCCGCCAACCTGTCCACAGGCCAAGGCGCCCCGGGCGAGATACTTTCCGCCAGCAAGGACGGCCTCGTAGTTGCGTGCGGTGACCAAGCCCTGAGCCTGACCCGCCTGCAACTGCCTGGTGGCAAGGCATTGAGCTTCAGTGACCTGTTCAACAGCCGCCGCGAGAAGTTTGCCGCCGGCAAGGTGCTGGGCCAATGA